The following are encoded together in the Nitrospiria bacterium genome:
- a CDS encoding SUMF1/EgtB/PvdO family nonheme iron enzyme, protein MNLPWAGMATLMMEHQVVLSPFFIDKYEVSNKRYKTFMDATGHPAPAYWDDRRFNKPNHPVVGANWYDAKSFCEFEGKRLHTEAEWEKAARGPDGRQFPWGNSKPTPEHANFAIDWKGIKSLRPAGSTPKGKSYYGIEDMAGNAREWVQDWYHPQSYLRGPLRNPKGPENGILKVVRGGSWHNGVNDIRVPSRGKGGFALKTDGIGFRCAKDME, encoded by the coding sequence GTGAATTTACCATGGGCGGGCATGGCCACTCTGATGATGGAGCACCAAGTGGTTTTAAGTCCGTTTTTTATTGATAAATACGAAGTCTCCAATAAACGGTATAAAACATTTATGGATGCAACGGGCCACCCAGCTCCCGCCTATTGGGATGATCGCCGTTTTAATAAGCCAAATCATCCTGTGGTGGGAGCGAATTGGTATGATGCCAAGTCTTTCTGTGAATTTGAAGGAAAACGTCTTCACACAGAGGCAGAATGGGAAAAAGCCGCCCGGGGACCTGATGGAAGACAATTTCCCTGGGGAAATTCAAAACCTACCCCGGAGCATGCAAACTTTGCAATCGATTGGAAAGGCATTAAAAGCCTCCGGCCCGCAGGGTCCACACCCAAAGGAAAATCCTATTATGGGATTGAAGATATGGCGGGAAATGCCCGGGAATGGGTCCAGGATTGGTATCATCCCCAATCTTATCTAAGAGGCCCCCTGCGAAATCCAAAAGGACCTGAAAATGGAATTCTCAAAGTGGTTCGAGGCGGTTCTTGGCACAATGGCGTGAATGATATCCGGGTACCTTCCCGGGGAAAAGGGGGATTTGCCCTTAAGACCGACGGCATCGGTTTTCGATGCGCAAAGGACATGGAATAA
- a CDS encoding (2Fe-2S) ferredoxin domain-containing protein, whose translation MSRFTHHVFICENKRGPDDPRGCCSARGSEKIRELFKTEVKRLGLKGKVRANQAGCLDACQYGPSVVIYPEGTWYSVPTREDVLEIIQKHLIKGEIVERLLMPPPFTKEKKEL comes from the coding sequence ATGTCCCGGTTTACCCATCATGTTTTTATTTGTGAAAATAAAAGGGGGCCTGACGATCCCCGGGGGTGTTGTAGTGCGAGAGGGTCGGAGAAGATTCGGGAATTATTTAAAACCGAAGTGAAACGCCTGGGATTAAAAGGGAAAGTTCGGGCCAATCAAGCGGGGTGTTTAGATGCCTGTCAATATGGGCCCAGCGTGGTGATTTATCCGGAAGGAACATGGTATTCTGTTCCCACACGGGAAGATGTTTTAGAAATTATTCAAAAACACCTCATTAAGGGAGAAATAGTGGAACGGCTTTTAATGCCTCCTCCCTTTACGAAAGAGAAAAAGGAGCTGTAA
- the lipA gene encoding lipoyl synthase, with translation MKQPEFVKGRRRLPPWFKVKLNTGPRFRHLKETLNQLNLHTVCEEAQCPNQWECWNQGTATFMILGDICTRSCGFCSVQSGRPTELDLEEPYRVADAVGRLGLRHVVVTSVNRDELDDGGASVFAKTIEQIRVASPSSTIEVLIPDFRGVWGALDLVLNAQPDILNHNMETVPRLYSLVRPQAKYRRSIELLKRSKDFGVVTKTGLMLGLGEQYDEVQRVMRDLCEIQCDILTLGQYLQPTVQHLPVVRFYHPDEFQRFKEEGLKMGFHHVESGPLVRSSYHAEEQVPLELQ, from the coding sequence ATGAAACAACCCGAGTTTGTTAAAGGAAGAAGACGTCTTCCCCCTTGGTTTAAGGTTAAACTCAACACCGGGCCCAGGTTCCGGCATTTAAAGGAAACTTTAAACCAATTGAACCTGCACACTGTGTGTGAGGAGGCCCAATGTCCGAATCAATGGGAATGCTGGAATCAGGGAACGGCCACCTTTATGATTTTGGGGGATATCTGCACACGCAGTTGCGGTTTTTGCTCGGTTCAGAGTGGAAGGCCTACGGAACTGGATCTGGAAGAACCCTATCGTGTCGCCGATGCTGTGGGACGTCTTGGGCTTCGGCATGTGGTGGTGACTTCGGTCAATCGGGATGAATTGGATGACGGTGGGGCTTCTGTCTTTGCGAAAACCATTGAACAAATCCGAGTGGCATCCCCTTCATCAACCATAGAGGTATTGATACCTGATTTTAGAGGGGTGTGGGGGGCTTTGGATTTGGTGCTGAATGCCCAACCCGATATTTTAAACCACAATATGGAAACCGTTCCCCGCCTTTATTCGCTGGTTCGCCCTCAAGCGAAGTACCGACGATCTATTGAGCTTTTAAAACGGTCTAAGGATTTTGGGGTTGTGACCAAAACAGGGTTGATGTTAGGATTAGGGGAGCAATATGATGAGGTTCAAAGGGTTATGCGGGACCTATGTGAAATCCAATGCGATATCTTAACGTTAGGACAATACCTCCAGCCCACCGTGCAGCACCTTCCGGTGGTGAGATTTTATCACCCGGATGAGTTTCAACGGTTTAAGGAAGAGGGTTTGAAAATGGGTTTTCACCATGTGGAATCGGGTCCCTTAGTGAGGAGTTCATACCACGCTGAAGAGCAAGTTCCATTGGAGCTTCAATAG
- the lpdA gene encoding dihydrolipoyl dehydrogenase, which produces MPTAQYDLLVIGAGPGGYVAAIRAAQLGLRVGVIERKNVGGVCLNEGCIPSKALIRNAEVLSLFKRGAEFGISFDNLKADFGVAVDRSQKAVRRLTKGVEFLFKKNKVDLIKGTGKLLGAGHVSVKESNGQEKDLKANQIILATGTRVRPLPGVEIDRRDIVTSDEALLMKKLPQSLLIIGGGATGIEFAYVFSVYGVRVTLVEITPFLLPNEDREVSEHLRGALEKLGVRVLTETRVENVKKIGQALGVSLTHGKKAETLEVEKILVAAGRQANSEGLGLEEGGVKVETGYIKTDSDLQTTSSGIFAIGDVAGKALLAHSAMAEGVFVVEKIAGKKPTQINYQNVPSCVYCQPQVASVGLTEEEAKKAGRKIRIGKFPFKANGKALALGETEGFVKIIADAKYGEILGVHMIGSEVTELIGEAVLARMVEATSFDMKTSIHPHPTLSEAVMEAGGAVYNEAIHI; this is translated from the coding sequence ATGCCCACCGCCCAATATGATCTTCTTGTGATTGGGGCAGGTCCCGGCGGATATGTTGCTGCCATTCGGGCCGCCCAACTGGGCCTCCGTGTGGGGGTGATCGAGCGAAAAAATGTGGGAGGGGTGTGCTTGAATGAGGGGTGCATTCCATCCAAGGCATTAATCCGTAATGCGGAGGTTTTATCGCTATTTAAGCGGGGTGCCGAGTTCGGAATTTCCTTTGATAACCTCAAAGCCGATTTCGGGGTGGCGGTGGATCGGAGCCAGAAAGCGGTCAGACGTTTAACCAAGGGGGTTGAGTTTTTATTTAAGAAAAATAAAGTGGATTTAATCAAGGGAACGGGAAAATTACTTGGGGCGGGCCATGTCAGTGTCAAGGAAAGCAATGGACAAGAAAAGGACCTGAAAGCAAACCAAATCATCCTTGCCACAGGCACGCGGGTCCGGCCATTGCCAGGTGTGGAAATTGACCGTCGTGATATTGTCACCAGCGATGAAGCCCTTTTAATGAAAAAACTTCCCCAATCTCTCTTAATTATTGGAGGGGGAGCCACGGGAATTGAGTTTGCTTACGTATTTTCTGTTTATGGTGTTCGGGTGACCTTGGTAGAGATCACGCCCTTTCTTTTACCCAATGAAGACCGGGAGGTTTCAGAGCACCTAAGAGGGGCTCTTGAAAAGTTAGGCGTTCGGGTTCTAACGGAAACCCGGGTGGAAAACGTTAAAAAAATTGGGCAGGCTCTGGGGGTTTCCTTAACCCACGGAAAGAAGGCCGAAACCCTAGAGGTGGAGAAAATTTTGGTGGCCGCCGGGCGTCAGGCCAATAGTGAAGGTTTAGGTTTGGAGGAGGGAGGCGTAAAAGTGGAGACGGGGTATATCAAAACCGATTCCGACCTTCAAACCACCAGCTCAGGGATTTTTGCCATCGGGGATGTGGCGGGCAAAGCCCTTTTGGCTCACAGTGCCATGGCAGAAGGTGTTTTCGTGGTAGAGAAGATCGCCGGAAAAAAACCAACTCAAATCAATTATCAAAATGTTCCCAGCTGTGTGTATTGCCAGCCTCAAGTGGCCAGCGTGGGGTTGACGGAGGAGGAGGCCAAAAAGGCCGGCCGGAAAATCCGTATCGGAAAATTTCCATTTAAAGCAAATGGGAAAGCATTGGCATTGGGGGAAACAGAAGGTTTTGTGAAAATAATTGCAGATGCCAAATATGGTGAAATCCTAGGGGTTCATATGATAGGTTCTGAAGTGACTGAACTGATTGGAGAAGCGGTTTTGGCCCGGATGGTAGAGGCCACCTCTTTTGATATGAAAACCTCCATTCATCCTCACCCCACCCTTTCCGAAGCGGTGATGGAAGCCGGGGGTGCGGTTTATAATGAGGCCATTCACATTTGA
- a CDS encoding dihydrolipoamide acetyltransferase family protein has protein sequence MSSRVVMPKLSDTMEEGVLLKWYKHEGDRVESGDVLAEIETDKAVMDLEAYASGILKKVLVEEKAVVPAGELIAVIANEDEEVSPDVLKSVSKEKPEKQAKSLGIKEPSPIRGKGPPNGQENVSINVNEKVIVSPLARSMAREKGIELNLIEGTGPGGRIVKKDIESFLKGSTMKPPRIVSPPMEKGFQDHSLSMMRKSISSKMVQSKGPVPHFYVTSEIDMGECLAMKGSLETLGEEIQIGITDFWVRATAIAMKKFPQVNASFLGDKIRFHGSVDIGIAVGLEDGLIVPVLRHCEQNGLRQIALESKTLIERARTRKLNPEEYTGATFSISNLGMVDVEQFVAIITPPESAALALGSIREVPTVKNGKIEVASRMKATLSCDHRVIDGLQAAQFLKECKKILEHPVLLTV, from the coding sequence ATGTCCAGCCGTGTGGTGATGCCAAAACTGAGCGACACCATGGAGGAAGGGGTTCTCCTCAAATGGTATAAACACGAAGGGGACCGTGTGGAGAGCGGGGATGTGTTGGCGGAGATAGAAACCGATAAAGCGGTAATGGATCTGGAAGCCTACGCCTCGGGAATACTTAAAAAAGTTCTGGTTGAAGAAAAAGCCGTTGTACCCGCAGGGGAATTGATTGCGGTCATTGCCAATGAGGATGAAGAAGTTTCCCCGGATGTATTAAAAAGCGTATCAAAAGAAAAACCGGAAAAACAGGCCAAAAGCTTAGGAATAAAAGAACCTTCTCCCATTCGTGGGAAAGGACCCCCTAATGGCCAGGAGAACGTTTCAATCAACGTAAATGAAAAGGTGATTGTCTCGCCCCTGGCGCGCAGTATGGCCAGGGAAAAAGGCATTGAATTAAATCTTATTGAAGGAACCGGGCCAGGAGGAAGGATTGTTAAAAAAGATATTGAATCCTTTTTAAAAGGGTCCACCATGAAACCACCACGGATAGTTTCCCCACCCATGGAAAAAGGATTTCAGGATCACTCCCTGAGCATGATGCGGAAATCCATTTCCAGCAAGATGGTTCAAAGCAAAGGGCCGGTTCCCCATTTTTATGTTACCTCCGAAATCGATATGGGAGAATGCCTGGCCATGAAGGGATCTTTAGAAACCCTTGGGGAGGAAATCCAGATCGGAATAACCGATTTTTGGGTTCGCGCGACGGCTATTGCCATGAAAAAGTTTCCTCAAGTCAACGCTTCGTTTTTGGGGGACAAGATCCGATTCCACGGGTCGGTGGATATTGGGATCGCAGTGGGATTGGAGGATGGGCTTATTGTCCCGGTTCTTCGACATTGTGAGCAGAATGGCCTCCGGCAAATTGCATTAGAATCCAAGACCTTAATTGAACGGGCCCGTACTCGAAAATTAAACCCTGAGGAATATACCGGGGCCACTTTCAGCATTTCCAATTTAGGAATGGTCGATGTGGAACAATTTGTTGCCATTATAACACCGCCGGAATCCGCCGCTTTAGCCCTCGGGAGTATCCGTGAGGTTCCAACTGTTAAAAACGGAAAGATCGAAGTTGCTTCTCGGATGAAAGCCACCCTTTCCTGTGATCATCGGGTGATCGATGGTCTACAGGCCGCGCAATTTCTCAAAGAATGCAAGAAAATCTTAGAACATCCCGTTCTTCTTACTGTATAA
- a CDS encoding response regulator transcription factor: protein MDTKPLALIIIATEKTVPKGLGQRLKSLQPYSITFKTTNPTRELKKLNELNPSLFVVENKQIKGETTTFLVKLKLFYPDSKVLVITEVSSLGEWLEFLKIGVRGILQTGFEGSLLLKASQVVQEGGIFLDSKYVGTFITQCEGKVKKLGKKPEGILTDQEKIVLKLIAVGYTSKKTASILKLSSKTVDTHTANLMRKTHIHHRTDLIKYALRNGIISLEG from the coding sequence ATGGACACAAAACCTCTCGCTTTGATTATCATCGCAACTGAAAAAACGGTCCCGAAAGGATTAGGACAACGATTAAAGAGTTTACAGCCCTATTCCATCACCTTCAAGACAACCAATCCAACAAGGGAACTTAAAAAACTAAACGAACTAAATCCCTCCTTATTTGTTGTGGAAAATAAACAAATTAAAGGTGAAACCACAACTTTTTTGGTCAAACTAAAACTTTTTTATCCTGATTCAAAGGTATTGGTTATTACTGAAGTGTCTTCTTTGGGAGAATGGTTGGAATTTCTAAAGATAGGAGTAAGGGGAATTCTGCAAACCGGTTTCGAGGGTTCGTTATTACTTAAAGCTTCTCAAGTGGTACAGGAGGGGGGTATTTTTCTTGATTCTAAATATGTTGGAACCTTTATTACCCAATGCGAGGGAAAAGTAAAAAAATTAGGAAAAAAACCGGAGGGAATTTTAACCGATCAGGAAAAGATTGTTCTTAAATTAATTGCAGTAGGCTACACCTCCAAAAAAACAGCTTCTATTCTTAAGTTGAGTTCTAAAACAGTGGATACCCATACCGCCAACTTAATGCGAAAAACACACATTCACCACCGGACTGATTTAATTAAGTATGCCCTACGGAACGGAATCATTTCCCTTGAGGGTTAA